Proteins encoded in a region of the Gemmatimonadota bacterium genome:
- a CDS encoding helicase-associated domain-containing protein codes for MILQEYLAALPMGDLKSMAVTLGVQPGMISRARLIREITDQVFQPGYIDQCVDELNEEAREILLAILSAGEAGRVYDTRNPSNDGLIEQLHGLLNRGLVIGRRPAYRTVDFTVPEDLRDMLIRNFTDRLAGFFSTEAGKSEDAESRDLTAVRNVFALVNGLRHNPARLTDRGMPYKRALDAMMDRQEAATNGLPDSAEEITGQMRFVMDYAQWRGLTCVEDGRLRADYEFESWLELPTTEKLANLLSFWHARDRVRSPAISALPGILQLCVGFAQVDLDQILRCVLTCSSPHVRTDAFSDEERAEILAALRELEWIGLLRQYDGKNGAGGGLVITPAGRHVFGGEGWSDEQAWSTRFVVQPTFEIIAPRDLDLNIREKLERFADLEKVDLTLTYRVTRDTIYRAANTDMSGADVNGFLADHSEKDVPQNVAYSIQSWGDAYGQVYFMETFLLRTASAEIASHIKAHGELAPYIKGEVAPDALIVERKMYRELMDLLQKQGYMPRSGIVGPAEAVSGPNAGDAVQRARPGSGNGLRSDPKEPREHSGQPGRSDHSERGGHSDRSVHSDRSDHSDRNDPPADGAQPAPPESEQKPVLGFGDCLPGYQLHRGSSGADRNAPHIEQAANLQYLSPGQTEELLEMAVKNNHRAVIEYYLGNRSRSFLHRIKPIRIERTRGTPFIEAHRIPEGDVHAFKIANIRAIRIVYEYEEQAGGS; via the coding sequence TTGATCCTCCAGGAATACCTCGCCGCCCTGCCCATGGGCGACCTGAAATCCATGGCCGTCACCCTCGGCGTGCAGCCCGGCATGATCTCCCGCGCCCGGCTGATCCGAGAGATCACGGACCAGGTCTTCCAGCCGGGATACATCGATCAGTGCGTGGACGAACTGAACGAAGAAGCCCGGGAGATTCTCCTGGCCATACTGTCGGCCGGAGAGGCGGGCCGTGTCTACGACACGAGAAACCCCTCCAATGACGGGTTGATCGAACAACTCCACGGACTGTTGAATCGGGGGCTTGTGATCGGCCGGCGACCGGCGTACCGCACGGTCGACTTCACGGTGCCGGAAGACCTCCGCGACATGCTGATTCGAAATTTCACGGACCGGCTGGCGGGGTTTTTCTCGACGGAAGCGGGGAAATCGGAAGACGCCGAAAGCCGGGATCTCACCGCGGTCCGAAACGTCTTCGCCCTCGTGAACGGACTGCGCCATAACCCGGCGCGGCTTACGGACCGGGGCATGCCCTACAAACGGGCGCTCGATGCCATGATGGATCGTCAGGAAGCCGCGACGAACGGCTTGCCGGATTCGGCGGAGGAGATCACCGGGCAGATGCGCTTCGTCATGGACTATGCGCAGTGGCGCGGACTGACGTGTGTAGAGGACGGACGCCTTCGCGCCGACTACGAATTCGAATCGTGGCTCGAGCTGCCCACCACCGAAAAACTGGCGAACCTGTTGTCCTTCTGGCACGCACGGGACCGGGTCCGTTCCCCCGCTATATCCGCGCTGCCGGGCATCCTTCAGTTGTGCGTGGGTTTCGCCCAGGTGGACCTGGACCAGATCCTGCGCTGCGTGCTGACCTGTTCGTCTCCCCACGTGCGGACGGATGCCTTCAGTGACGAGGAAAGAGCGGAAATCCTCGCCGCGCTCCGCGAGCTCGAATGGATCGGTCTCCTGCGTCAGTATGACGGCAAGAACGGGGCCGGAGGCGGCCTGGTGATCACGCCGGCGGGACGGCACGTGTTCGGCGGGGAGGGCTGGTCGGACGAGCAGGCCTGGAGCACGCGATTCGTCGTCCAGCCCACCTTCGAGATCATCGCGCCCCGGGACCTGGACTTGAACATCCGGGAAAAACTCGAACGCTTCGCCGACCTCGAAAAGGTCGATCTCACCCTGACCTACCGGGTTACCCGCGATACCATCTATCGGGCCGCCAACACGGACATGTCCGGCGCGGACGTCAACGGTTTCCTGGCGGACCATTCCGAGAAGGACGTGCCGCAGAACGTCGCGTACTCGATCCAGTCGTGGGGCGATGCGTACGGCCAGGTGTACTTCATGGAGACCTTCCTCCTCCGGACCGCCAGCGCAGAAATCGCCAGCCACATCAAGGCCCACGGGGAACTCGCGCCATATATCAAGGGCGAGGTAGCGCCCGACGCGCTTATCGTGGAACGCAAGATGTACCGGGAGCTGATGGACCTGCTTCAGAAACAGGGTTACATGCCGAGATCGGGGATCGTCGGACCCGCGGAGGCCGTTTCGGGTCCCAACGCCGGAGATGCGGTACAGCGTGCCCGGCCCGGCAGTGGGAACGGCCTGCGTTCAGACCCAAAAGAACCGCGGGAGCATAGCGGTCAACCTGGCCGAAGCGATCATTCCGAGCGAGGCGGCCATTCCGACCGAAGCGTTCATTCCGATCGAAGCGATCATTCCGACCGAAACGATCCTCCCGCGGACGGCGCGCAGCCTGCACCCCCTGAATCCGAACAAAAGCCGGTCCTCGGATTCGGGGACTGCCTGCCCGGCTATCAGCTGCACAGGGGATCGAGCGGGGCCGACCGGAACGCACCGCACATCGAGCAGGCCGCCAACCTGCAGTACCTGTCCCCCGGGCAGACCGAAGAACTCCTGGAAATGGCGGTGAAGAACAACCACCGGGCCGTCATCGAATACTACCTGGGCAACCGAAGCCGCAGCTTCCTGCACCGGATCAAGCCCATCCGCATCGAACGGACCCGGGGCACGCCCTTCATCGAGGCGCACCGCATACCCGAGGGCGACGTGCACGCCTTCAAGATCGCGAACATCCGGGCGATCCGGATCGTATACGAGTACGAGGAACAGGCAGGCGGCAGCTGA